The following is a genomic window from Sebastes fasciatus isolate fSebFas1 chromosome 15, fSebFas1.pri, whole genome shotgun sequence.
gtaaacctttgactttattagcgtaatattacgactttttttctcgtaaacatttgactttattttcataatgttacgacttttttcttgtaaacctctgactttattcttgaaatctcagatttttttaattctctgtcataccgtcgtaccatagacctacaacaatgataaataaaaattaaaatgtaaacaaaaaacagttattcatttccttgtttaaaactccacagggagccactggagaggggccaaagagccgcaggttgcaaaCCCCTGGTTTAGTGTCATCAATGTTTGATTAGTCTCAGTGGAAGTAGGTCGGCATTTCCCAAATTTGCAACTTTCTTTGATTAATCAAAGTTGGCACTCACTTTTAACAAGAATTACAGACAAGTCTGTGGGGATTATTGATTTCTCAGTAACTGTTAAAGTCCCTACACACACCCATTCAGGTGTTCCTGATCAGACCTCCATTTAGGGCTGTGTCTGATGCAGAGCCTGTGCTGAATCTGTCTCATTTGATTGCACCTGTTCGGGCAGAACTACTTAAAAACCTTGATGATTCTAATTAGTTCATGGAGTTTGGTGACCTCGTCTAAGTCCCAGCCTAAAGAAGGCACATTCACACGTGCACGAATGCAGGCGAGCACGTGACGAGGCAATTTTCAAACTtcaagttcaccaaagttgaactccacctgaatgcaaatttgttttttcaCAACCTTTGCTCGCACAGAATGGGAGTGAACGGGAGACGGATGTTAATTTTGCACGTGTGACCGTGCCTTAATGCTGCAGTCAGTCAGGCAACGTCAGTAGAATAggaagaaacagagaaaaaaccCGTTATTCCCACTTTAGAGTTTGCAGGCATCATTCCAAGGTGGTGAGCCCCACTGCTGTGTCGTATCCACAGCAGATAAACTTCTCTTATTTTGTTGTGCTGTGTATTTGTAGCGGTCCATTACCAAGTGAGATACAAACAATGACGTTTTGAATTAGCTGAATCTATTGTGTTAGTGTTAATATTCTAACTCCATTCTGTAGATGCACCATGATCCTGCTCACTCAGAAATATTAACATATAATCTACAATATTATCATGTTCCATCTGTGCAAATCACATTATGAGTGACAGATAATTATTCATTGATCCTACGTGTCTGAGGTTCATACCGATTTTTACTATTTAAACTGAGATTACACATACAACAAACTGCCAGCTGTCTCAGTCACAACGTTATAAAAATGAAAGACTATGTAGAGGTTTTATACTGATGTGAAATGTTCACTTGTTTTGAATGACTGACAGCGTATAAAAGCAGTAAATTAAGATAGTCCTGCCTAATATCTGACATACAGTAAACCTTTAACACTTAATGCTTTGATATggactgaatgaatgaggaaatGAAGCAGCGTGTCTGGCTCTGCGAGagggaggagacggagagaaactCAGGGTTTGGTAAAAAGGAAAACCTGCCAGTGAGCAGGTTAGGTTCACAGAgacagttaccatggtaactgaccCAGAGTTTAAATTAGCTCTCTTTCTGGAACTGAAAAGTTTCCCTCATCTCAGCGTTAACTAACTCTGAGTGTTCACCCCTCCCGCTTTGTGAAACAGAGCTCTGGGATGTGTGCACTGTGTGAGTAAACATGTATCCCCATTTTTTATCTCCTCAGGTTAAACTTGGCTTCGAGGCACCCAACTCCAAAGTGGTGAAGGTGCCTGATGGCCCTCGAAGGAGCAGCAGTCTCAGTAACATGACTACACCCGGTGCCTTGATCGGAACTGGAGATGAGTGCCACCTTCTGGATTTTGAGTCATCAGACCGCCCTCTGGTGGTCAACTTTGGCTCAGCCACCTGACCCCCTTTCATCAGCCACCTGCCAGCTTTCCGGCAGTTGGTGGAGGACTTCAGTGACGTAGCTGATTTCCTGTTAGTGTACATTGACGAGGCTCACCCGTCCGACGGCTGGGTGGCCCCTCCTATGGGCTCTTGCTCTTTCGACGTGCGGAAACACCAGAGCCTGGAGGAGAGGTTGGGAGCAGCACGCAAACTCATTGAGCAATTTTCCCTGCCACCGCAGTGCCAGCTGGTGGCAGACTGCATGGACAACAATGCCAATGTAGCTTACGGTGTGTCCAATGAACGGGTGTGTATAGTACAACAGAGAAAGATTGCCTATCTGGGTGGTAAGGGGCCTTTTTTTTACAATCTGAAGGATGTGCAGCAGTGGCTGGAACAGAGCTATGGTAAACGGTAGGAGTAATCAAAGACGAGTACAGAGGAGGACATGTCCTATGTTTTTTATAAGTCAAAATCAAAAGTTCCCAGTTTGTATATGTTTTataacaggggtcagcaacctttaccatCAAAAGAGCccttttaggcaaaaaaaaaaaaaatctgtctggagccgcaaaacatttgagcattgtgatgaaggtaacacagtttatagtctaagtatagactatataagtctaatgcagtgagggccaaagtgcaaatgtactacggagtattagggtaacattgagggaaaaaaatctgagattttcagaataaagtcataataatacgagaataaagtcagaagtttatgagaaaaaaagtcgtaatattacgagaataaagtcataactttacgaaaaaggagtcataatattacgagaaaaaagtcagaagtttacaagaaaaaagtcgtaatattacgagaataaagtcataactttacgggaaaaaagaaaataacacgtcaaATTACTGCTTTATattatcatgactttattctcataatactacgactcaatgtggccctaatactccgtcgttccgtcgtaccatagacctacaacaatgataaatagaattgaaaatgtaaacaaaaaaacagttattcatttccacaaatttctttttaaatccacagggagccactggagaggggctaaagagacgcatgtggctccgtaGCCGCAAGTTGCAGACCCCTGTTTTATAAAGTAAAAcggttttaattattttgtggagattttaataatttcatttttttcactaTGGTCATAGTATATATAAACACTATATGTTTTTATGCCCGCGTCAACAACTTGAATACGCACGATGTTTATCTCCCCTCCTTTCTCTTTGGATGAATGCTCATTCGTACAGTACACATATCGACCATTGTTCTCCATCTGACAGCTctctacattttttttcctttccttaaaATGTCTTCACCCCCTTGGAAGTGTTGGTGTTTACACTGTTGAATCAAAGTGGATTTAATGTGGTTTATCGACAATGATCAACAGAAAAAGACCCTTCTGTGTAATCTAAAGGTGCTTTCAgcagccatagtccgtttgtccaaatcagagtgaaattggttctttttttctatttagtctggttcggtttcacagtgcacaaattataGCGGGCCAAATGAAAAAGTTAATTGCTGATGTGTATGAAGGAGCGAATTTACCTTTTTCATCTTGAAAACTGCCACCTCTTCatatattgctgtcaaagtgtTTCCACTGTGATCTACACTGTGAGCACggatcccttctcctccagtttatctccaatgactttagaaacgtcactatttttgtggactttatttatcgTATTCTGtttgttctcttcggcccagatgtcaagcacaCATCAGTCGTTCCTCTCTCGCCCGTGCTAACCTGTCCTTTACCTGTGTACATCTCAGCAAATGCCCACAcaaggcagcctgcgttttggttcgcttggaaacgaTCCGAGACCTCCTCTCAAAAGCGATCTCggatcggttgttttggtccgcaccggAGTACGATTACTGGattcacaaccgcccaaacaAACCGTACCAGAGTTTGATAGAAGCAAACTAAATGCTGGCTTGCGGAAATGTCCTAAGTAGGAAGTATTTACCCCCTCCAAGTCAGTGTCTTGCTGGAAAGAAAATCTTCTCCCAAGTGGCCAGTTTCTCGCAGACAGCATCAGCTTTTCTTCCGGGATTCTCTGTGTTTTTGGTGCCTTCATTTCACCGTCTACCCTCACTACTAGCCTGTTGAAAAGAAGCCAACACTACAGCATGACGCTGCTACCACCACCAAGCTTCACGGTGGGAATAGTATtttttatgatgatgatgtgcaGTGTTTGGCTTACACCAGACATGGTGTTTAGTCTAATGGTCTATGGTTTCATCAGACCATAGAACCTTCTTCCAACTGAGATCAGAGTTTCCCACGTGCCTTCTGGCAGCCCAGATGTCATGTGAGTATAGGGGCAGCCCTAACCTCCCTCACAATTCCTCTGGAACGCTTCCACCGCTTCCAAGGCGACCTGCTTTAGGAAGATTCACAGCTGTGCCGTACTCTTTCCATTTCCAGTGAGCCAGAGAGGGCTTAGCCCCCCCAAAATACTAAACAACATTTTGACTTTGGTGGAGTGTTGAAAATCAGCATTTCTAATGTTGcgatgaatataaatataatataatataatataaagaaaGTAGATAAAATCTAATGTTCCGTCATTGGTCATTTTAAATGTGGTGCGGCTCTGTACTGGTCAGTGGCTGACTTTATCTTCTGTCAATAACGCGTGTGAAACATGATCGATGTGGACATGtgcagtgtgttttttatgtgtcaTGGTTCACGGGCTGCTTTTTTTAATGCCTATATATGCACAAGCATTGTGCGTGGCTCTGGTGTCAGATCAGTGATTCTCAACAACCAGTGCAGTGTTGGCTACTGGACTTCACCTCCTGACACATTCAGTTCAGCAGCCTCTCTCTCATCATTTCTGCTAATTAAAGTATCCCCTCTTTCCATCAGCACGCAGTGAAGACTGCCCTTTCCAATGGCACGCCTTTGTGACGCACTTTTGTGACGCACTTTTCTCCTTTGTAAGTCAAGATTGAACGGATGTAGCAATCTCCCTCCCACAATGATATTTCCACCCAATGACAGGTTGAAACAGGCCCAAATTATCTCATGAAGTGGTGAGTTATTAGTCATTGTCATATTTGGTATTAGAGGCGGTGAGCTTGTaatcccccccctctctctctcccctcctgaAGCTGTCCATGGTTCTGGCAGTTTGTTTAATGACAGATGTATCACCACCTGCTCTGACCACCTGACCACAGCTATAGGCCTATGAGCTATATGTTGttgtctgtatgtagtctatGCTACGTAGGATTCTTCTTCTATCCTCTGTCCTCATGGTGTAGCCACGATACTGACTCACCAAAAGTTGGTCCTACAATCAATTGAAACCTCTTGACTCGCACAGGTGAGCTCAAGGATTTAGGTTTGTTCTATTAAAAGGGGTGAAAATGTTGCTCgcacaaaatgtattttgtatttttaattaatttagatcCTTTTATAGAgatctgttttcactttgacacaaAATAATCGGTGTCAAAAAGCCACATTAAAGCCACTTTGCTGTACTTTTTGCCCTGGGTCTTGCCctgatttgttgttttgggcTGTATACAGCCTGAAAGTTATACCTGCAGACACTGCTCAGGGCTGAAAAAGGTCCTTTTACCTCTCCATGCGGCATGCAATGAGGCATTTACAaatgttccaaaaaaaaaagacctatGGTCCAAAACTCACTTGGGGATGATTTGACCTGATCCAGAAGGGAGTTGACAGACCTTAATAGAGAGAGAACACCAGCATGTTCTTCACCAACTGACGAGCAGTAATAGATGTGCTAAGAATCAATGTAAAGTTATGCTGTGGAAACtaatgtaaaaaataagttAAAGATTCTGTAGGCCGaaggtttttggcatcattgggcagaaattccataataacctttcagcatattgtaattcaagtgttcttagactttggccaatcacagatcatttcagagagagcgttcctattggctgtgctccggctggtgggcggtgcttgatatttccccAACTGATCTCAATAAGGCTgcggggtcacaaactttctcattttacagctaaacagtacactacaagatgattctgaaaacatttgaggagagaaataggtattacagtaacagaatattgatttatatttgatcagcgctgcctagtttgaccgtttgattggagttcgcgagtgattagactgcagctggacggcagactccagctcggctctgattggttgtttttctctggtctgtaaaatcttgcggatgccattaggagcaccggaggacacaggggaacatgatttctttcagattacctgtctcttgcactactgtcaggatatagtgaccgttttataaaaataactgtactgggaacatcatttttgaCGAGGTTAAAGGAACTGAATGGACGTGTGAAGACTGCTGCTTGCTATGTTTTATAAAGAAGGTTCAATAGATTTTGATTTTCACTTTCAAATGTGTTTCATGCCTTAAAactaaacattttaatgtagacGTCAGCTCAGGTTCAAATCGTACGATTCTGATGACATGAAACCAATAAATATCCTCAAATACTAAAATCTTCTCAACATGCCAGAAAATGTCCGTAGGTTTGTGTGGTTGAGATGggtatcatcatcatcctcatcatcatgcTGAAGTGATTTGCATGCATTTAAGCTCCATAGGACacacaggtggtttgttctGGTCGCAGCGACGAAGGTGTGCTAATGAAGACCTTTGACGAAAGAGTCCCTGACTCGGTCTCTGGTTGGATAGTGAACTGCACCTGGTCAATATTACACAGAACCATTGCATCTGTTTTTAATCGTCAATCTTCTTAAAATACTTATGTCTCAATAAATGATATAGACCACTCTGTTTTTCCATGTCATCTACTGCACTGT
Proteins encoded in this region:
- the dio2 gene encoding type II iodothyronine deiodinase; this translates as MGMASEDLLVTLQILPGFFSNCLFMALYDSVVLVKRVVSLLSSSGSSGSGSGQWTRMLTSAGLRSIWNSFLLDAYKQVKLGFEAPNSKVVKVPDGPRRSSSLSNMTTPGALIGTGDECHLLDFESSDRPLVVNFGSATUPPFISHLPAFRQLVEDFSDVADFLLVYIDEAHPSDGWVAPPMGSCSFDVRKHQSLEERLGAARKLIEQFSLPPQCQLVADCMDNNANVAYGVSNERVCIVQQRKIAYLGGKGPFFYNLKDVQQWLEQSYGKR